Proteins found in one Triticum aestivum cultivar Chinese Spring chromosome 4D, IWGSC CS RefSeq v2.1, whole genome shotgun sequence genomic segment:
- the LOC123096996 gene encoding CLK4-associating serine/arginine rich protein: MWHEARRSERKVHDLMDGARRRAQRRYAYLARRRGDPHQSLQVSGARCRVHRDDSLYQATEDQQGLIPWNGKQDILIDRFDGRALLDFIRDSSSRSFQTQEKSEEEEELEDFVNFERYRDLIKHRRRGFSDEAGLQHVAQELEAKAILPFSFEKSQSSQAPVSKGAYSQVGYSYKGDGNEHSDDLPSDDEDEEEGEEDGKDFSSDDSSDEQMENLAKEFGIKRYNWLVYMDKKVKEEEKRHKEIIKGDPSIKKLSRRDRRKASQSEREREREAVRSVGRVSYRDPYREQRRSPSYEAYSRGRRSRSRSRSHSPSSRRHTRGTHAESNYRSKAKPPRVEYITEFGGSEDASDLKVTGISPPSSPIRADIPNRSSGVHILEALHSDPASSLSMEQEKSAKILKPPASTSSALAKLKGASGGLGKTPQAEKKETPQERLKRIMSKQLNKQIRKDTAAETAKKREQERQRQEKLAEVGRHRLRSRSRSLSRSPRKRHYSRSRSRSRSPRRNPSLSLSRSRSPSHSPRYRSISRH; the protein is encoded by the exons ATGTGGCACGAGGCGCGGCGGTCGGAGCGGAAGGTCCACGACCTCATGGACGGTGCGCGGCGCCGGGCCCAGCGGCGCTACGCCTacctcgcccgccgccgcggcGATCCGCACCAGTCCCTCCAGGTCTCCGGCGCCCGGTGCCGCGTCCACCGCGACGACTCACTATATCAGGCCACCGAAGACCAGCAGGGATT GATACCATGGAACGGGAAACAAGATATTCTGATTGACAG ATTTGATGGCCGTGCACTACTTGACTTCATCCGTGACTCTAGCTCTCGGTCTTTTCAAACTCAGGAAAAAtctgaagaagaggaggagctAGAGGATTTTGTTAATTTTGAACGTTACCGGGACTTGATTAAGCATCGTCGTAGAGGAT TTTCTGATGAGGCGGGTTTACAACATGTTGCGCAAGAGTTGGAAGCAAAAGCTATTCTTCCTTTTAGCTTTGAGAA ATCTCAATCATCACAGGCTCCAGTTAGCAAAGGTGCTTATTCGCAGGTTGGATACTCATATAAAGGGGATGGAAATGAACATTCTGATGATCTGCCCagtgatgatgaagatgaagaggaaggagaagaggatgGCAAGGACTTCAGTAGTGATGATAGCAGTGATGAGCAAATGGAAAACTTAGCAAAAGAATTTGgcataaaaagatataactggcTTGTTTACATGGACAAAAAGGTCAAAGAAGAGGAGAAGCGGCATAAAGAAATTATTAAAGGCGACCCATCCATT AAAAAATTGAGTCGGAGAGATAGAAGGAAGGCTTCTCAATCTGAGAGGGAGCGAGAGAGGGAGGCAGTACGTTCTGTTGGAAGGGTATCTTATCGTGACCCTTATAG GGAACAAAGGAGAAGCCCATCATATGAAGCATATTCAAGAGGCAGAAG ATCAAGGTCGCGGTCAAGATCTCATTCACCTTCATCCAGACGTCATACCCGTGGTACACATGCTGAAAGTAATTACCGAAGCAAGGCTAAGCCTCCAAGAGTTGAATACATCACTGAATTTGGAGGTTCAGAAGACGCCAGTGATCTAAAAGTTACAGGGATCTCTCCGCCTTCGTCTCCAATACGAGCTGACATACCTAACCG GTCATCAGGTGTCCATATTCTGGAGGCACTTCACAGTGATCCTGCATCTTCTTTATCCATGGAACAGGAAAAAAGTGCTAAAATTTTGAAACCACCTGCCAG CACATCATCAGCACTAGCGAAACTAAAGGGTGCTTCTGGAGGACTTGGTAAAACTCCCCAGGCTGAAAAGAAAGAAACACCACAGGAACGCCTTAAAAGGATAATGAGCAAACAGCTTAACAAACAAA TTCGAAAAGATACTGCTGCTGAGACTGCAAAGAAACGAGAACAGGAACGGCAAAGGCAGGAAAAACTTGCAGAAGTAGGTCGACACAGGCTCCGTAGCAGGAGTAGAAGTCTTAGCCGTTCACCAAG AAAGCGGCATTATAGCAGAAGCCGTAGTAGGAGCCGAAGCCCAAGAAGAAACCCTTCACTTTCACTGTCTCGTTCAAGGTCACCCTCTCACTCTCCAAG gtACAGAAGCATATCAAGGCACTAA